Proteins from a genomic interval of Rosa chinensis cultivar Old Blush chromosome 2, RchiOBHm-V2, whole genome shotgun sequence:
- the LOC112189702 gene encoding DNA replication complex GINS protein PSF1, translating into MYGRKASQLVKEIASGEKGQLTPFSSDLFDEVIEECKQHYHELECLIRRMEEQGLNVETAKNEDHYGALIHHLSLVRNKRCLMAYLYNRAEILRALMWKVGSVIPEEIKEKLSYSEKEYITKHSASLKKYMASVELDLEVDMVPPKDPYIKVRVLDDMGGEILLSDDKKANFTRHSMHFLKRTDAEQLISQGKMEELKD; encoded by the exons atgtATGGGAGAAAAGCCAGCCAATTGGTCAAAGAAATTGCAAGCGGCGAAAAGGGGCAGCTCACACCTTTCAGT AGTGACCTATTTGATGAAGTAATTGAAGAATGTAAACAGCATTATCATGAGCTTGAATGCTTGATAAG gagaatgGAGGAACAAGGATTGAATGTCGAGACAGCTAAAAATGAGGACCACTATGGGGCACTCATCCACCACCTCTCTTTAGTTCGCAACAAACGCTGTTTGATGGCATACCT GTACAACCGAGCAGAAATCTTACGAGCTCTGATGTGGAAGGTAGGGTCTGTAATTCctgaagaaataaaagagaaactcAGCTACTCAGAGAAAGAGTACATTACAAAACATTCAGcatctttaaaaaaatatatggcaagTGTGGAACTCGATTTGGAAGTG GATATGGTGCCGCCGAAAGATCCCTACATCAAGGTGAGAGTTCTTGATGACATGGGTGGAGAGATACTACTCAGTGATGACAAGAAAGCAAATTTTACTCGTCACTCAATGCATTTTCTTAAACGAACTGATGCCGAACAGCTCATCTCACAG GGCAAGATGGAGGAGCTCAAAGACTGA
- the LOC112190329 gene encoding uncharacterized protein LOC112190329 → MDALQVISSATQIVSSMVGAIDALEQASRNLDEAPKRIRSLEEFVCDLENLIRRLKHKHVNKLHNPQLEHQIQSLNSLIERLHPNITKARRMVSKSKIKNLAKVVWTSMAGDPLGKLVNSIRDDLNWWLESQRLVQDVEKTLESTAKDARVRLKIRTEQGYPVSTKCYFVRNLLEKNGSQHVILIVGLSGIGKSFLARQVASDPPEKFMDGAVELGFGQWCSRAACNRSIAEYQRRLARKLCKFLVQIGFWKKIRDEYSGDLEYICCLLQEALFGKSILILLDDVWEQDIVERFAKLYDNDCRYLVTTRNEAVYEITEAEKVELSKDDVKETSMEVLLYHSLLSKEELPQVAENLLERCGHHPLTVAVMGKALRKETRADQWEKAITNLSTFATCAPGPVSYVNEKEAENALTIFGSFEFSLDAMPGDSRELFIALSALAWAEPVPEACVEAVWSVLGQETLFPLIVCKLVEGSLLMKIDTDPLYLVHDMVALYLDSKTNNSVQILLNASTAEEAAFICPWLLIFGKERVKDIAEKKVVSFLGSFEEKHVIITLKATIQALMASKSISELEESRANFSNLLGPRTADLISTESQSLIAVSAQAITTVFSKSDYCNYFPSLEDTGAVSKLACILENCDDPVIQTDISVVLAKLAEFGSQETVDKVLQSIQFHQLAELLSPNNEQWHDSVFSILISLMKAGKLKAVERMLAFEIDKTLLRLLQNGSEVAQHHAIVALKTFYELRGPHLVGSLEPKNINLLPWQARHCLERFLLLDRSVPLLPQLQTFEDLIYKVLHSDSKLVLEAMQDLIPIIENAGEPSIRDMILESPFIKQLSELLQRGSSEHNSTKSQAAFLLMKLASSGGESCIKKFLEYDIIPDLVKMMQCSTIELQDAAYTALHQMLFGSSGVLVLNQILQMGLIERMAQSLESKSMKTREVNVHCFLDIVELGNKACIEQMFSLQVVEKLVKIEKASGGTSEKLLGFIKGIDKCKHLSMAERRVMKQQVVRKIRASLKGHKFEIQILGAVDACVSEGSKVGSSSRGKHKRA, encoded by the exons ATGGATGCTTTGCAAGTCATTTCTTCTGCAACACAGATAGTTTCAAGCATGGTAGGTGCCATTGATGCATTAGAGCAAGCATCTAGAAACTTAGATGAAGCTCCAAAGAGAATTCGAAGCCTAGAGGAATTTGTTTGTGATCTTGAGAACTTGATTCGACGACTAAAGCACAAGCATGTCAACAAACTTCATAATCCTCAGTTAGAACACCAAATCCAAAGCTTGAATTCCCTGATAGAACGTCTGCATCCAAACATCACCAAGGCCAGGAGAATGGTGTCAAAGAGTAAGATTAAGAACTTGGCTAAGGTAGTTTGGACTTCCATGGCTGGAGACCCACTGGGGAAGCTTGTGAACTCAATAAGGGATGACTTGAATTGGTGGCTTGAATCACAAAGATTGGTCCAGGATGTTGAGAAGACACTTGAGTCAACTGCAAAAGACGCCCGCGTTCGACTGAAAATTAGGACCGAACAAGGCTACCCAGTTTCTACTAAATGCTACTTTGTCAGGAATTTACTGGAAAAGAATGGTTCTCAACATGTCATTCTAATTGTTGGGTTATCTGGTATTGGGAAGTCATTTTTGGCTCGTCAAGTAGCCTCTGATCCCCCTGAGAAATTTATGGATGGTGCAGTTGAACTTGGCTTTGGCCAATGGTGCAGTAGAGCTGCTTGCAACAGAAGTATAGCTGAATACCAGAGGCGCTTGGCAAGAAAACTTTGTAAATTTCTGGTGCAGATTGGATTTTGGAAGAAGATCAGGGATGAATATAGTGGAGATCTAGAATATATATGTTGCTTGCTTCAAGAAGCCTTGTTTGGGAAGAGCATCCTTATACTTCTTGATGATGTTTGGGAGCAGGACATAGTTGAGCGGTTTGCAAAGCTATATGATAATGATTGCAGGTACCTTGTAACAACAAGAAATGAAGCTGTCTATGAAATTACAGAAGCAGAGAAGGTGGAATTAAGCAAAGATGACGTAAAGGAGACAAGCATGGAAGTTCTTCTCTACCATAGCCTCCTTAGCAAAGAAGAGCTACCG CAGGTAGCAGAGAACTTACTTGAGCGGTGCGGTCATCATCCTTTGACAGTTGCTGTTATGGGTAAGGCTCTCAGAAAAGAAACAAGAGCTGATCAATGGGAAAAGGCCATCACCAACTTATCCACATTTGCTACGTGTGCACCTGGTCCTGTATCATATGTCAATGAAAAAGAAGCTGAGAATGCTTTAACCATTTTTGGATCCTTCGAGTTCAGTCTAGATGCAATGCCTGGAGACTCTAGAGAGCTCTTCATAGCTTTGTCAGCTCTTGCATGGGCAGAACCTGTGCCAGAAGCTTGTGTGGAGGCTGTTTGGTCAGTTCTGGGGCAGGAGACCCTGTTCCCACTCATAGTCTGCAAGCTTGTAGAAGGCTCATTGCTGATGAAAATTGATACGGATCCCTTGTACTTGGTACATGACATGGTTGCTCTGTACCTTGACAGCAAGACAAACAATTCAGTCCAGATACTATTAAATGCATCCACAGCCGAAGAAGCAGCATTCATCTGCCCTTGGCTTCTTATATTTGGGAAAGAGAGAGTAAAAGATATTGCTGAAAAGAAAGTAGTGTCTTTCCTTGGTTCTTTTGAGGAAAAGCATGTGATTATCACCTTAAAGGCGACTATACAGGCTCTAATGGCTAGCAAGTCCATATCAGAACTTGAAGAAAGTAGAGCAAACTTTAGTAACTTATTGGGTCCTAGGACTGCAGACCTGATCTCCACTGAATCACAGAGCTTGATTGCTGTGTCTGCACAAGCCATCACCACTGTATTTAGCAAGAGTGACTATTGCAATTATTTTCCATCCCTTGAAGATACTGGTGCAGTCAGCAAGTTGGCTTGCATCTTAGAAAATTGTGATGACCCTGTGATCCAAACAGATATTTCAGTTGTTCTTGCAAAGCTTGCAGAATTTGGAAGCCAAGAGACGGTCGATAAGGTGCTTCAGAGCATTCAATTTCATCAGTTGGCAGAGTTGCTCTCTCCAAATAATGAGCAATGGCATGATAGTGTGTTTTCAATACTGATCTCATTGATGAAAGCTGGGAAATTAAAAGCTGTTGAGAGAATGCTTGCTTTTGAGATTGATAAGACTCTTCTTAGACTCCTACAGAATGGATCCGAAGTAGCTCAACACCATGCAATAGTTGCATTGAAGACATTTTATGAGTTGAGAGGCCCCCATCTGGTTGGATCTCTTGAACCCAAAAATATAAACCTTTTGCCATGGCAAGCTAGACATTGTTTGGAGCGATTTCTTTTGTTGGATCGAAGTGTTCCCCTTTTACCACAGCTGCAAACTTTTGAAGATCTTATTTATAAGGTACTACACAGTGATAGCAAGCTGGTATTGGAGGCAATGCAAGATCTAATACCAATCATAGAGAATGCAGGAGAACCAAGCATCAGAGACATGATTTTAGAAAGTCCCTTCATCAAACAACTCTCTGAACTCTTACAACGTGGAAGCTCTGAACATAATTCAACGAAATCTCAAGCTGCCTTTCTATTGATGAAGCTAGCTTCCTCTGGTGGGGAATCCTGCATTAAGAAGTTTCTTGAGTACGATATTATACCCGATCTAGTTAAGATGATGCAGTGCAGCACTATAGAGTTGCAGGATGCAGCCTATACAGCACTACACCAAATGCTTTTTGGAAGCAGCGGAGTTCTCGTTTTGAACCAAATCCTCCAGATGGGTCTCATAGAGAGGATGGCTCAATCACTGGAAAGCAAATCAATGAAGACCAGGGAAGTGAATGTGCACTGTTTTCTGGATATTGTGGAGCTCGGAAACAAAGCCTGCATCGAGCAAATGTTTTCACTGCAAGTGGTGGAGAAGCTTGTGAAAATAGAAAAGGCTAGTGGGGGAACTAGTGAAAAACTGCTTGGATTCATAAAGGGAATTGATAAATGTAAGCATCTATCTATGGCAGAGCGTAGAGTGATGAAACAACAAGTGGTTAGGAAGATAAGAGCTTCCCTTAAAGGCCATAAATTTGAGATCCAAATTTTGGGAGCTGTTGATGCTTGTGTATCTGAGGGCTCAAAAGTAGGTAGTAGCAGTAGAGGTAAACACAAAAGGGCATAG
- the LOC112185615 gene encoding F-box only protein 6 yields MWSDLPFDLLSNIFFFLSPDSFACAKAACRNWHQACASTPSFKNPFLLQKQLHPPWFIALPLRNNSLSCYAHNPINTTNNNWYEISLDFLTHPIRLVAHFEGLLLVRPSISTVLQLGVCNPFTRQYKQLPTLNIRRTNPAVGVISLPAFSNTKLMFGTDSFHCFGIYVAGGMSAAPRGGATYEPTLEMYDPQLDAWRVVGSMPMEFAVRLTVWTPKESVYCDGVLYWMTSARAYSLMGCDISSNSWRELSVPMADKLEFAVLVLRNGRLTLVGGTCALGVCIWELGEGESWVMVETVPSELGMRFIGEKGSWDRTKCVGSDGAIYLYRDLWAGMVVWREVGEGNSKWEWFWIEGCSSIRGKQVRNMQIKGLLMHPNLVPSSIF; encoded by the coding sequence ATGTGGAGCGACCTCCCCTTTGATCTTCTCTccaacatcttcttcttcctctcccccgactcttTTGCTTGCGCCAAGGCAGCATGTCGAAACTGGCATCAAGCTTGTGCCTCCACACCGAGCTTCAAGAACCCCTTTTTGTTGCAGAAGCAACTTCACCCTCCATGGTTCATAGCATTGCCTCTTCGAAACAACAGCCTTTCTTGCTATGCTCACAATCCAATCAACACCACCAACAACAACTGGTATGAAATTTCTTTAGATTTCTTAACCCACCCAATTCGTCTCGTGGCTCACTTTGAAGGCCTCCTCTTGGTCCGACCCTCGATCTCTACCGTTCTCCAATTGGGTGTCTGCAACCCATTTACAAGGCAATACAAGCAGCTTCCGACGTTAAACATCAGAAGAACCAACCCGGCCGTGGGGGTGATATCACTTCCAGCATTTTCAAACACTAAATTAATGTTCGGAACAGATTCATTTCATTGCTTCGGAATCTACGTGGCTGGTGGGATGTCTGCGGCGCCTCGCGGCGGCGCCACGTACGAGCCGACGCTGGAAATGTACGACCCTCAACTCGACGCGTGGCGAGTTGTCGGGTCGATGCCGATGGAGTTTGCAGTGAGGCTAACAGTCTGGACTCCAAAGGAGAGCGTGTACTGTGATGGGGTGCTGTATTGGATGACCTCTGCCAGGGCATACAGCTTAATGGGGTGTGACATTTCTTCTAACAGTTGGAGAGAGCTGAGCGTGCCAATGGCGGACAAGCTGGAGTTTGCTGTGCTGGTTCTGCGCAATGGGAGGCTTACACTTGTGGGAGGGACATGTGCTTTGGGGGTTTGTATATGGGAGCTTGGTGAGGGAGAGAGTTGGGTGATGGTTGAGACGGTTCCTAGTGAATTGGGGATGAGGTTTATAGGGGAGAAGGGAAGTTGGGATAGAACAAAGTGTGTGGGGAGTGATGGGGCTATTTACTTGTATAGGGACCTTTGGGCAGGAATGGTGGTTTGGAGGGAAGTGGGAGAAGGGAATAGTAAGTGGGAATGGTTTTGGATTGAAGGGTGTTCGTCGATTAGAGGTAAACAGGTGAGAAATATGCAAATAAAGGGACTTCTTATGCATCCTAATCTTGTACCCTCATCCATTTTCTAA